One segment of Brassica napus cultivar Da-Ae chromosome C3, Da-Ae, whole genome shotgun sequence DNA contains the following:
- the LOC111203846 gene encoding uncharacterized protein LOC111203846 — protein sequence MTFKNAPIVVLWYGNKRKKGSRGSNRTPLFSICCQQGRVKLPPEPHPPHSLPSLLSSSAHFQHNIRTYNSILAFTSMGAKLDSKVMHKAGPFTLRIHGQNAHKIGSLVPEAGKPPKFSQLYISDTTNEVKNRIATVKKTTKAGELDPDIVKQLIETMDANNCLAKIFRKARDAHEHSNCPEFRIRLIGQPKRGRQYDMPTTDEIAGLIVGDFSEHMGDRDIIVHHKSAGLQHISDMHPLYMTLQYPLLFPYGQSGFHENIQVVNIDGSTRQRSYITKREYFAYQLQTRLEEGMTIVTSKRSPRYMAEKYHDAMAICRWYGNPHLFITMTTNPKWVEISNHLQMYGTDEPNDRPDLECRVFKMKLDELMSDFKKGLFFPRPKAEVYTIEFQKRGLPHAHILLWLEGDFKNPTSADIDNIISAELPDKETDPEAYCLVEQHMMHGPCGKDRPSSPCMDNGVCTKKFPRSYVPHTQINDSGYVLYRWRQTDQVVKKKYKAHVNVEWCNKSTAIKYLFKYITKGMDRATFVFQKDGDQIPSDQASTSQKPINEIDNYLEGRYLSACESMWRTFKFDIHHNSPAVQKFPVHLPDEQTAVYDEDEDLEDVERRYTHGRTMLTEWFEMNRLYEEARQLNYIQMLTMFVWDNSNKLYSKRKKKGTIGRLVNIHPNAGDRYYLRILVSIVKGPTGYDDLYTVGDTKHESFQAACLARGSLDVDKEWQDAMTEANQWSSPSCLCRLFVLILVFCCISDPQKLWINTWQYMSEDVLSHQRRILRFPQLELGPHELQQYTLIEIESLLQNHDTSLTEFKGMPLPS from the exons ATGACCTTCAAGAATGCCCCTATTGTCGTGCTTTGGTATGGGAACAAGAGAAAAAAAGGCAGTAGAGGCAGCAACAGAACTCCCCTTTTCAGTATATGTTGTCAGCAAGGTCGTGTGAAGCTACCACCCGAACCACATCCTCCTCATTCATTACCATCACTACTCTCCAGTTCTGCCCACTTCCAGCACAACATCCGCACGTACAACTCGATCCTTGCATTCACGTCTATGGGAGCCAAATTAGATTCAAAAGTGATGCACAAGGCTGGACCGTTCACTTTAAGGATACACGGTCAGAATGCCCACAAGATAGGATCATTGGTACCAGAAGCTGGAAAACCACCAAAGTTCAGCCAACTCTACATCTCTGATACAACAAATGAGGTTAAGAATAGGATAGCTAcagtaaaaaaaacaacaaaagcaGGAGAACTTGATCCTGATATTGTTAAACAGCTGATTGAAACAATGGATGCCAACAATTGTTTGGCCAAAATTTTCAGAAAGGCTAGAGATGCTCACGAACACAGCAACTGCCCAGAGTTCAGAATAAGATTGATAGGTCAACCAAAACGAGGCCGTCAATATGATATGCCTACAACTGATGAGATAGCTGGTTTAATTGTTGGAGACTTTTCAGAGCATATGGGAGATAGGGATATCATTGTTCACCATAAATCAGCTGGACTGCAACATATAAGTGATATGCATCCACTCTACATGACACTGCAGTACCCTCTTTTGTTTCCTTATGGCCAATCAGGGTTTCACGAGAACATCCAAGTTGTCAACATTGATGGATCCACTCGGCAAAGGTCTTACATCACGAAGAGAGAGTACTTCGCTTACCAGCTTCAAACTCGCTTGGAAGAGGGCATGACAATTGTCACCTCAAAGC GAAGTCCGCGTTACATGGCTGAGAAATACCATGATGCAATGGCTATATGCCGGTGGTATGGTAATCctcatttatttattacaatgaCCACCAATCCAAAGTGGGTTGAAATCTCCAACCATCTACAAATGTATGGGACTGACGAACCAAATGATCGTCCAGACCTTGAATGTAGAGTGTTTAAAATGAAGCTGGACGAGCTGATGTCTGATTTCAAGAAAGGGTTATTTTTTCCTCGCCCAAAAGCag AGGTCTACACCATCGAATTTCAAAAGCGAGGCTTGCCACATGCTCATATACTACTCTGGCTAGAAGGTGATTTTAAGAATCCCACCAGTGCTGATATAGATAACATAATCTCGGCGGAATTGCCAGATAAAGAAACAGATCCGGAAGCTTACTGTTTGGTGGAGCAACACATGATGCATGGTCCATGTGGGAAAGATAGACCAAGTTCTCCTTGCATGGACAATGGTGTGTGTACCAAGAAATTTCCTCGGAGCTACGTTCCTCACACTCAAATCAATGACTCTGGTTACGTTCTGTACCGGTGGAGGCAAACTGATCAAGTGGTCAAAAAG AAATACAAGGCGCATGTTAATGTCGAATGGTGCAATAAGTCAACCGCGATTAAATACCTATTCAAGTACATTACTAAAGGCATGGATAGAGCAacgtttgtgtttcaaaaagatgGAGATCAGATTCCTAGCGACCAAGCAAGCACCTCACAAAAACCAATAAACGAAATAGACAATTACTTGGAAGGTCGGTACTTGTCTGCTTGTGAATCTATGTGGAGAACTTTTAagtttgatattcatcataacAGCCCAGCAGTTCAGAAGTTTCCTGTCCATTTACCTGATGAACAAACAGCAGTTTACGACGAGGATGAGGACCTAGAAGACGTGGAACGCCGATATACACATGGGAGAACAATGCTTACTGAATGGTTTGAGATGAACAGACTGTACGAAGAGGCCAGACAGTTGAACTACATCCAAATGCTTACCATGTTTGTCTGGGATAACTCAAACAAGCTTTACTCTAAACGGAAGAAAAAAGGAACAATTGGCAGACTTGTGAATATCCATCCCAATGCTGGTGATCGATATTACCTTAGGATCTTGGTGAGCATCGTAAAAGGACCTACAGGCTATGATGATTTATACACTGTTGGTGACACAAAACATGAATCATTCCAAGCTGCCTGCTTAGCCAGGGGATCGCTCGATGTAGACAAAGAATGGCAGGATGCAATGACTGAAGCAAATCAATGGTCTTCACCTAGCTGTCTTTGCCGGCTCTTTGTATTGATTCTGGTTTTCTGTTGCATCTCAGACCCACAAAAGCTTTGGATCAACACATGGCAGTATATGTCCGAAGATGTTTTAAGCCACCAGCGAAGGATCCTCCGATTCCCACAGCTTGAACTCGGTCCACATGAACTCCAGCAGTATACTCTGATCGAAATAGAGTCTCTCCTACAAAACCATGACACATCACTTACTGAGTTCAAGGGAATGCCTCTTCCGAGCTAA